A region from the Aegilops tauschii subsp. strangulata cultivar AL8/78 chromosome 5, Aet v6.0, whole genome shotgun sequence genome encodes:
- the LOC123493970 gene encoding mitochondrial metalloendopeptidase OMA1-like, whose protein sequence is MLRPLRRQYRWYDDPRKVAAATAIGLSSAVMATCDREVVPCTNRSHLVVLSPQKERDLGESLFAEEMAKHRHKTVDPCHPDSVRVRLIAERIIHAANRGLGVYDSRDAPMLRVTQKGNKPWAPQPHTRHLHGLNGSWELVLARHDNVTVGSAPGGKIIVFTGLLDWYKNDGEIAFALAHEVGHLIARHQADIMSRLWLPAILRRSFLHRMEIEGDRIGTLLLGAAGFHPRNALAFIGKATEIVGDHTLRKEILEADHPHPKRRLWHLSDANTLEEALELYREATAMDKVTQKYFVNPTM, encoded by the exons ATGTTGCGGCCGCTTCGTCGGCAGTACCGTTGGTACGACGACCCTCGGAAGGTCGCCGCGGCGACGGCGATCGGCTTGAGCTCCGCGGTGATGGCCACATGCGACCGCGAGGTCGTGCCCTGCACCAACCGCTCCCACCTGGTCGTCCTATCTCCCCAGAAGGAGCGCGACCTCGGCGAGTCCCTCTTCGCCGAGGAGATGGCCAAGCACAGGCATAAGACGGTCGACCCATGCCATCCGGATAGCGTCCGCGTCCGTCTCATCGCCGAGAGAATCATCCACGCGGCCAACCGTGGCCTGGGCGTCTACGACAGCCGTGACGCCCCCATGCTCCGTGTCACTCAGAAAGGAAACAAGCCGTGGGCACCGCAGCCACACACGAGGCACCTCCATGGCCTCAACGGCAGCTGGGAGCTGGTCCTGGCCAGGCATGATAACGTCACTGTAGGCTCCGCGCCCGGTGGCAAGATTATAGTCTTCACCGGACTGCTGGACTGGTATAAGAACGACGGCGAAATCGCCTTCGCTCTTGCACATGAG GTTGGGCACCTGATTGCAAGGCACCAGGCGGATATCATGAGTAGGCTGTGGTTGCCTGCAATCCTACGTCGGAGCTTCTTACATCG TATGGAGATAGAGGGAGATCGCATTGGAACCTTACTACTTGGTGCTGCTGGTTTCCATCCACGCAATGCCCTTGCATTCATTGGGAAGGCAACCGAGATTGTAGGAGATCATACTCTACGGAAAGAGATCCTAGAAGCTGATCATCCTCACCCCAAGAGAAGATTGTGGCATTTATCAGACGCCAATACATTGGAGGAAGCGCTGGAACTGTACAGAGAAGCTACTGCCATGGATAAAGTAACTCAAAAATATTTCGTCAACCCTACAATGTAA
- the LOC141022502 gene encoding mitochondrial metalloendopeptidase OMA1-like encodes MLRPLRRQYRWYDDPRKVAAATAIGLSSAVMATCDREVVPCTNRSHLVVLSPQKERDLGESLFAEEMAKHRHKTVDPCHPDSVRVRLIAERIIHAANRGLGVYDSRDAPMLRVTQKGNKPWAPQPHTRHLHGLNGSWELVLARHDNVTVGSAPSGKIIVFTGLLDWYKNDGEIAFALAHEVGHLIARHQADIMSRLWLPAILRRSFLHRMEIEADRIGTLLLGAAGFHPRNALAFIGKATEIVGDHTLRKEILEADHPHPKRRLWHLSDANTLEEALELYREATAMDKVTQKYFVNPTM; translated from the exons ATGTTGCGGCCGCTTCGTCGGCAGTACCGTTGGTACGACGACCCTCGGAAGGTCGCCGCGGCGACGGCGATCGGCTTGAGCTCCGCGGTGATGGCCACATGCGACCGCGAGGTCGTGCCCTGCACCAACCGCTCCCACCTGGTCGTCCTATCTCCCCAGAAGGAGCGCGACCTCGGCGAGTCCCTCTTCGCCGAGGAGATGGCCAAGCACAGGCATAAGACGGTCGACCCATGCCATCCGGATAGCGTCCGCGTCCGTCTCATCGCCGAGAGAATCATCCACGCCGCCAACCGTGGCCTGGGCGTCTACGACAGCCGTGACGCCCCCATGCTCCGTGTCACTCAGAAAGGAAACAAGCCGTGGGCACCGCAGCCACACACGAGGCACCTCCATGGCCTCAACGGCAGCTGGGAGCTGGTCCTGGCCAGGCATGATAACGTCACTGTAGGCTCCGCGCCCAGTGGCAAGATTATAGTCTTCACCGGACTGCTGGACTGGTATAAGAACGACGGCGAAATCGCCTTCGCTCTTGCACATGAG GTTGGGCACCTGATTGCAAGGCACCAGGCGGATATCATGAGTAGGCTGTGGTTGCCTGCAATCCTACGTCGGAGCTTCTTACATCG TATGGAGATAGAGGCAGATCGCATTGGAACCTTACTACTTGGTGCTGCTGGTTTCCATCCACGCAATGCCCTTGCATTCATTGGGAAGGCAACCGAGATTGTAGGAGATCATACTCTACGGAAAGAGATCCTAGAAGCTGATCATCCTCACCCCAAGAGAAGATTGTGGCATTTATCAGACGCCAATACATTGGAGGAAGCGCTGGAACTGTACAGAGAAGCTACTGCCATGGATAAAGTAACTCAAAAATATTTCGTCAACCCTACAATGTAA